The following are encoded in a window of Pukyongiella litopenaei genomic DNA:
- a CDS encoding GntR family transcriptional regulator, whose amino-acid sequence MPETTDLSGRHRGVVEKRAEALLRGLISDMGMSPGDRIPSERVLAERFDISRMTVRKAVQRMVDQGQLERRGTAGTYLPEVAVVRPLSKRVSTAISEVVGRRGKRPGARLLFFEQAVADANVARRLRLEEGAPVIAIKRLRLSDGTPFCVETSYLPSDMVPGLVAADLMDAPSLYGLLRERYGLTFGKSDFHVSVANVPEGEAGLLDLPSSEPCLLMRSVVYDVNERPVESLVSWNHPDRVAFESLQADGNALESVYTDWARSPQGTAPDGRN is encoded by the coding sequence ATGCCCGAGACGACCGACCTCAGCGGCCGCCACCGCGGCGTGGTGGAAAAACGCGCCGAGGCGCTGTTGCGCGGGCTGATCAGCGACATGGGCATGTCGCCGGGCGACCGCATCCCGTCCGAACGTGTGCTGGCGGAGCGATTCGACATCTCGCGCATGACCGTCCGCAAGGCGGTGCAGCGGATGGTCGACCAGGGGCAATTGGAACGGCGCGGCACGGCCGGCACCTACCTCCCCGAGGTCGCAGTGGTCCGGCCGTTGTCCAAGCGCGTCTCCACCGCCATCTCAGAGGTGGTCGGCCGACGCGGCAAGCGCCCGGGCGCGCGGCTTCTGTTCTTCGAACAGGCGGTGGCCGACGCCAACGTGGCGCGCCGGTTGCGGCTGGAAGAAGGCGCCCCGGTCATCGCCATCAAGCGGCTGCGCCTGTCGGACGGCACGCCGTTCTGCGTCGAGACCTCGTATCTGCCCTCCGACATGGTGCCGGGGCTGGTCGCGGCCGACCTGATGGACGCGCCCTCGCTTTATGGCCTGCTGCGGGAACGCTACGGTCTGACTTTCGGCAAGTCCGATTTCCACGTCTCGGTCGCCAACGTGCCCGAGGGCGAGGCGGGGCTGCTGGACCTGCCGTCCAGCGAGCCGTGCCTATTAATGCGCTCGGTGGTCTACGACGTGAACGAGCGGCCGGTGGAAAGCTTGGTGTCGTGGAACCATCCCGACCGGGTGGCCTTCGAGTCGCTACAGGCGGACGGGAATGCGCTGGAAAGCGTGTATACGGACTGGGCGCGTTCGCCGCAGGGGACTGCACCGGACGGGCGAAACTGA
- a CDS encoding ABC transporter substrate-binding protein, with product MIRLLTGTALCATLTASAAFAQDKTTISFIHKYPEPESMAFFEKAVAAYEEANPDIDVVMEAVADDPYKDKIRVLMASDQVPDIFFSWSGEFGRKFARDGRTLDLTEALEGEDWEGRFSEAALDPLRFEGRQFGIPTNVNAKYMVYNASIFEEYGLDEPETFGEFISILDTLKENNVTPIAYGNQVPWAATHYIGDFFAKYVPNDVRTADYQLLAEPDELYTHPGYIEALQQYADLGEYFNRGANALPHAAARGSFFAGRTAMMYIELVEFYMVPGSGLEEAGWDFFALPPVEGAEGNQNLLTGAPEGFLISADTEVAEEALDFIKFITAPNMAKDYVKTTGMTSAVIGSVTEETASEEVIAGLERLERADGMALWLDTDMDTQSANVILAAGQALLSGDVTPEEVMADVRETALEVQATR from the coding sequence ATGATCAGACTGCTTACCGGAACCGCGCTCTGCGCCACGCTGACCGCAAGCGCGGCCTTCGCGCAGGACAAGACGACCATCAGCTTCATTCACAAGTATCCCGAGCCGGAGAGCATGGCGTTCTTTGAGAAGGCGGTGGCCGCCTACGAGGAAGCCAACCCGGACATCGACGTCGTGATGGAGGCGGTCGCCGACGATCCCTACAAGGACAAGATCCGCGTGCTGATGGCCTCGGACCAGGTGCCGGATATCTTCTTTTCGTGGTCGGGCGAGTTTGGCCGCAAGTTCGCGCGGGACGGCCGCACGCTCGACCTGACCGAGGCGCTGGAAGGTGAGGACTGGGAAGGCCGGTTCTCCGAGGCCGCGCTGGACCCGCTGCGATTCGAGGGCCGGCAGTTCGGCATCCCGACTAACGTCAACGCCAAGTACATGGTCTACAACGCCTCGATCTTCGAGGAGTACGGGCTGGACGAGCCGGAAACGTTCGGGGAATTCATCTCGATCCTCGATACGCTGAAGGAAAACAACGTCACGCCGATCGCCTACGGCAACCAGGTGCCCTGGGCCGCGACGCACTATATCGGTGACTTCTTCGCCAAGTACGTGCCGAACGACGTGCGGACCGCCGACTACCAGCTGCTGGCCGAGCCGGACGAGCTGTACACCCATCCGGGCTACATCGAGGCGCTGCAGCAATACGCGGACCTGGGCGAGTACTTCAACCGCGGAGCCAACGCCCTGCCGCACGCGGCGGCGCGCGGGTCGTTCTTCGCGGGGCGGACGGCGATGATGTATATTGAGCTGGTCGAGTTCTACATGGTCCCGGGCTCGGGGCTGGAAGAGGCCGGCTGGGACTTTTTCGCGCTGCCTCCCGTCGAGGGCGCCGAGGGCAACCAGAACCTGCTGACCGGTGCGCCCGAGGGCTTCCTGATCTCGGCCGATACCGAGGTGGCCGAGGAAGCGCTGGACTTCATCAAATTCATCACCGCGCCGAACATGGCGAAGGACTACGTGAAGACGACTGGCATGACCTCGGCCGTGATCGGCTCGGTCACCGAGGAGACAGCGAGCGAAGAGGTGATAGCCGGGCTCGAACGACTGGAACGGGCCGACGGCATGGCGCTGTGGCTCGACACCGACATGGACACCCAGTCGGCAAACGTGATCCTCGCGGCCGGCCAGGCGCTTCTGTCGGGTGACGTGACGCCCGAAGAGGTGATGGCGGACGTGCGCGAGACCGCGCTGGAAGTCCAGGCTACGCGCTAA
- a CDS encoding carbohydrate ABC transporter permease has translation MSRRTPASLRQSLPGWLWVAPTLLFLVLFVYGPALANIRYSLFSFSAMSQEMDFVGLSNYARLFADPLFLRGLANNIAYALISVIFQVAFALTLAAVLESKVFPRFAANSFRTMLFLPSILPVVVVGLIWQLLLAPSLGLVDQALWELGLGDWSRAWLGDPDTAIFTVIMVSQWQWTGYIMALFMVAIRAIPRDLYQAMELEGASGPRIFFHLTVPAARETILIVTIITILGSLKVFDIVWVMTSGGPNHSSEVLGTLMYRAAFRDDMIGYSSTIATVIFFIALTIGVVQIKLQKDH, from the coding sequence ATGTCCCGCCGCACCCCCGCCTCGCTGCGACAGAGCCTGCCCGGATGGCTCTGGGTCGCGCCGACGCTTCTGTTCCTGGTGCTGTTCGTCTACGGCCCGGCGCTTGCCAACATCCGCTACAGCCTGTTCTCGTTCTCGGCGATGTCGCAGGAGATGGATTTCGTCGGCCTGTCGAACTATGCCCGCCTGTTCGCCGACCCGCTGTTCCTGCGGGGGCTGGCCAACAACATCGCCTACGCGCTGATCTCGGTCATCTTCCAGGTGGCGTTCGCGCTGACGCTGGCGGCGGTGCTGGAATCCAAGGTCTTCCCGCGCTTCGCCGCCAACAGTTTCCGCACCATGCTGTTCCTGCCCTCGATCCTGCCTGTCGTGGTGGTGGGCCTGATCTGGCAGCTGCTTCTGGCCCCGTCGCTGGGCCTTGTGGATCAGGCGCTGTGGGAGCTGGGCCTCGGCGACTGGTCGCGCGCGTGGCTGGGCGATCCGGACACGGCGATCTTCACGGTCATCATGGTCTCGCAGTGGCAGTGGACCGGGTACATCATGGCGCTGTTCATGGTGGCGATCCGGGCGATCCCGCGCGACCTGTACCAGGCGATGGAACTGGAGGGCGCCTCGGGCCCCCGCATCTTTTTCCACCTGACCGTGCCGGCAGCGCGCGAGACGATTCTGATCGTCACGATCATCACCATCCTCGGCTCGCTCAAGGTGTTCGACATCGTCTGGGTGATGACATCGGGCGGCCCGAACCATTCGTCCGAAGTGCTGGGCACGCTGATGTACCGCGCCGCGTTCCGCGACGACATGATCGGATATTCGTCCACCATCGCGACCGTCATCTTCTTCATCGCGCTGACCATCGGCGTGGTCCAGATCAAGCTGCAGAAGGATCACTGA